AGCGCGTCGGCGAACGACGCGACCGTCCGGCGATCGTCCACGGCCGCCTGCGCGCGCTCGGTCTTCAGCTCGTCGAGGATCTTCGCGAGCTGCGAGACCTGCTCCTCGCTCAAGTTCAGCTTGTAGGCCAGGAACCGGAGCGGCCTGCGGACGCCGAATGCGCCGCTGCCAAAGTCGTCTCCGGGACCGCGCCACGGGCCGGCTTGCCAGCCGCCACCTTCACCCGCGGAAGCGCCTTCGCTGCCGCAGCCGTGCCGGCGCGCGTTCTTCCACCACCACATCATGCCTGGATGCATCGTTCCTCCAACTCGCCGGGGCCATTCGCTCCCGGCGGGGATTTCGGGCGTGGGCACCATGCCTCACGCCGTCCCTTGAACCTAACCTCCGCGCCCGCCACGTCAACACCGCGGCGCGCCATCGGCTTTTCCCCAGTCAGATCCTTTTGCTGAAGGCGGCGTTCACTCAGCGCAGGAGGTGCTGCCATGATGGCTGTCCTGTTCCTGGTTGCAGCGGCGAACGTGCCGCGGATCGACGTGGCGTTCGCTCTCGATACCACCGGCTCGATGGGCGACGAGATCGATGTGGTGAAGGAGAAGATCGTCGCCATCGCGCGCAACGTCTCCGCCGGGCAACCGCGACCCGACGTGCGCTTCGGAATCGTCGCTTTCCGCGATCGCGGCGACGCCTACGTGACCAAGGCGTTTCCCTTCTCGCGAGAAATCGCGGACGTGCAGAAAACGCTGCGGAGCCTCGACGCGGAAGGTGGCGGCGACGAGCCCGAATCAGTGGCCGAAGGCCTGTACGCCGCCGTGCACGAGCTGCAGTGGGATTTCTCGAAGAGCACCGCGCGGCTGATCTTCCTCGTTGGGGATGCCGGCCCGCATCACTATCCGGATGGCAAAGACTGGCGGAAGGTCGCTTCGGAAGCGGCGGAGAAGGGGATCACCATCAACGTGATCGCCTGCTCCGGTCTGTCTGCTGAAGGAGAGCGCGTGTTCGAGAGGATCGCGAAGATGTCGGACGGGACGATGACGCACCTGACGTACACCCGGGTTGCCCAGAGGGCCGACGGGCGCAAGTTCAGCGTGCTCAACGAAGGCGGCAAGACCTGGGTCGCAGACCGGAAGCTGAAGGAGTCTGAATGGAAGAAGGGCGCCGCCGCGCTCGCGAAAGAGGGCAAGATCCATGTCGCTGCCGCTCCGCCCCCGATCCCTGCAGATACAGTTCCGATGAACAACCTCGACGCCGAGATCGCCAGCACCGTCCGCGCCAAGGCGGAGTCGCTCGGAGTCAGCTACTGAAGGCGCCGGCGTGGATGGGGTACATTCCCGTCCACGCCGATGATCACCGTCCTCGAGATCCTGGAGAGAGCGCGGAGCGGGGGCCAGCGGCTGCCCTACAACGAGGCCGCGGTCCTGTTCGCGGCCGCCGTGCGCCTCGCCGCCGCGAACGATTCCACGCTGCGCGCGCGGCTCCTCCAGATCGACGATGCAGGCGGGCTGCGCCTGGCGCCATTCGACGAAGACGAGCCCGAGGCGGACCCTGCGTATCTCGCGCCGGAGCTGCTCTCGCCCGATGCTCCCGACAAGAACGACCCGAAGGTGCAGGTGTACGCCGCAGGTGTGCTGGGTTACGAGCTGCTGACTGGCAAGCACGCGCCGCTCTCCGGTCACTCCACCGACCTCTCCGGGCCCCTCGGCGAAGTGCTGCAGCTGGCGCTGGCCTCCGACCGGCGGACGCGCATCGAGGACCTCAAGCAGCTCGAAGAGGCGGTGGAGGGAGTGCAGCCGCGGCCGCCGGCGGAAGGCGAGCGGAACATTCTCGTCTCTTTACGGCACCGCTCGTCGCGCCCGCCGCCGGAGAAGGACGCCGTGGCGAGACTGATCGACCGGCTGCAGCAGCTCGAGACGCAAGTCGCGACCCTGGGGAGGGTGCAGTCGCGCATGGAGGCGGCGCAGCGACAGTCGCTGGAGACGATGGAGCGGTTCGAAGTGGGTCAGCTCCGCGCTGGCGATGCAGGTCGGCGGCGGCAGCCTGTGGTTGCCCCGGCCATCCTCGCCGGCACGCTGTCGGCTGCGGCCGTCGTCGCTGTGGCGTGGGCGCTGGGCGTGTTTGCGTTTCCTGTGCCGCGGCCTCCGCCTCCGCCGGCGACGGCCGAATCCGCGCCGCCGGAGGCGAAGCCCGCAACGACGGAACCGAAGCCCGCAGCCGACGCAACGCCCGTCGCCAACGAAGCGAAACCTGCGCGCAGTGAGCCTCCGGCTTCACGCGACGCGAGCTCTACCCAGATCAGTGCGGACGCTGCCGCCGAGGCGGAGACTGCCCCAACCGATGCCGCTGCAACAGTCGAATCGAAGTCTGCCCAAATCAACCCCGGGGACTCGGCCGCCGACGCCGGCGCCGGCGCGGCGGGGGACGGCGGCACCGCCCCGCAAGCCGCCACCTCCGCGCCGCCCGCGAGAAAGCGCGCGGCCGGCCCCAGCTCGCAGGCCGCCATGCTGCACGCACTCGCGCTCTCGCAGGTCCGCCGCGGCGAGGCTGCCCTGGAACAGGGCAACACCGACGATGCGCTGGCC
This region of Deltaproteobacteria bacterium genomic DNA includes:
- a CDS encoding VWA domain-containing protein, which produces MMAVLFLVAAANVPRIDVAFALDTTGSMGDEIDVVKEKIVAIARNVSAGQPRPDVRFGIVAFRDRGDAYVTKAFPFSREIADVQKTLRSLDAEGGGDEPESVAEGLYAAVHELQWDFSKSTARLIFLVGDAGPHHYPDGKDWRKVASEAAEKGITINVIACSGLSAEGERVFERIAKMSDGTMTHLTYTRVAQRADGRKFSVLNEGGKTWVADRKLKESEWKKGAAALAKEGKIHVAAAPPPIPADTVPMNNLDAEIASTVRAKAESLGVSY
- a CDS encoding tetratricopeptide repeat protein → MITVLEILERARSGGQRLPYNEAAVLFAAAVRLAAANDSTLRARLLQIDDAGGLRLAPFDEDEPEADPAYLAPELLSPDAPDKNDPKVQVYAAGVLGYELLTGKHAPLSGHSTDLSGPLGEVLQLALASDRRTRIEDLKQLEEAVEGVQPRPPAEGERNILVSLRHRSSRPPPEKDAVARLIDRLQQLETQVATLGRVQSRMEAAQRQSLETMERFEVGQLRAGDAGRRRQPVVAPAILAGTLSAAAVVAVAWALGVFAFPVPRPPPPPATAESAPPEAKPATTEPKPAADATPVANEAKPARSEPPASRDASSTQISADAAAEAETAPTDAAATVESKSAQINPGDSAADAGAGAAGDGGTAPQAATSAPPARKRAAGPSSQAAMLHALALSQVRRGEAALEQGNTDDALASFRAALENEPTIAVAFRGLGMAYAMQGHDAEALQAYDKYLRLSPKASDAPEIRKSIRELRTRAKGAE